The Pristiophorus japonicus isolate sPriJap1 chromosome 17, sPriJap1.hap1, whole genome shotgun sequence DNA window AATGATGCATTACTTAATACATTTTCTCACTGATAATATTTTTGTTTCTGACTTTTTAAACTTGTTTTGCTTAATCTTTAGAATAAGTGCAACAGATGAAGATATGTTGCTAAATTTTACCCAGCCACCAGTTGAACATGTCTTTCCAGTTCCTAATATTTCCCACAGCCTGGCTTTGCGAGTGAGTGTCCTATCCCTCCCGAGGCAGCCGAGTTATCCATTGTTGACATGCAGTATTCACACCACACTCAGTTTCTATGGGAAAAATATCCCCAGTCAAGAGAAGGATGCTTATCAACCCACCAATGCAAAAGAGCAAGACTACTGCAGCATGCCAGGGGCACAACAGAAGTACAATAAGCAAACACTGACCGCTGTCAGAAACCATGCATTGCTGCCAACAAGTACAGTAAACACAAGAAAATGTCCTTCTCCTGAGATCTTGGAACCAAGCAAACCAACAACATTAAGTGATGCTGACAAAATATCTGAAATCAGAAATTCACAGACTAAGACTCAATGTTGTAATTGGGCAAATACTGCTGAAATAACTAAAGTGCAGGTACAGCCTTATGAGACCCATACAATGAAGACATTAAAGTCGCTTTCTGTGACAGATTCCAATGAAACCAGCAGCTCATCTTCTCATATTCCTTCAGGAGAGATGAACCCTTTGATAGGAAGCTTGCTTCAGGAAAGGGAAGAAGTGATCGCGCGAATTGCCCAACAACTGAGTTATTGTGATCAAAATCCTTCACATGTTGCTGGAAGCCATTTTAGTACAGTACAAGAGCCAAGTTCAACAAGTGCAAAGCTCTTTCAGAGCTCTTATGAAGAAGACAGCCTGAAAAACAGAGGAAAAGCGACCCCTTGCAGTTCTGCTACCTGCAATGAAAGCAATTTCTTGGAAAGCAGACATGCGGAGAAGAGCAGGATCTCTTCCCAAGAAACCCCAGCCATGTTATGTAGAAAGGCAAAAGTTGACATTGATAAAACAGCTTGCCCAAAGCCACAGACACGAAGAAAACTATTTCCAGTAGACTCTTTTACTGATGGCACATCTGAAACAAAGCATCCTACTGAAAGAACTATAAGTAAACATAGTAAATCAGAACTGTCACAAACCAATTACACAGGTAAAGTGAACTGTAAGTGCCCAGTATCTGGCAACACTGTAATAGACAAAAAAACTAAAGTTGAGTCATCATGTACTGGTTCCTTCCATAAGGACATTGTGAACTGTACAGATAATTCCGAATTACATCTCCATACCCCTCCTGTACACAATGATATTTCAGAACTTGATAATGCAAGTACATTTAATAGAGAAAAATCAGACTGTTCCTATACTAATAACTTGGACTCAGGCGTTTGTACTGACAATAACGTCAACAATGCAAAAAATAAACCAGCTAGTACAGAATGCTCACGTACCGGACATTCAGACTCTACAAACTGCAGAGAGTTTGGCTATTCTAGATCTAAAAGTGAATGGAATAAATTGGATGTTTCCAGTGATGTGTATTTTGGCACAATAAAACCTGTAGCTAGAGAAGCTGTCAGCTCAAAAAAGAAAGGAGACCAGGATAAAATGGACCTGCAGATCCAGAACTGTGATTCATCACAATGCGCACGTAATTCAACTATGCCAAGAAGACTTAACGGAGATTGTAAAGAAAATCTTGGAGAATCTCAAATGCAAAGTGTAAGAAATGTTTTACTCTCTACTACATTGGGTACTTATTTTTATTGGACTAAAATGAAAgctgtttaatttgacttgatATGAAATGCAGCAGTTTGTTAATATTAAGGAAACATACCCATCATGTTCCTGTTGCCTTGTAACTTCATTGTAGATGACACTCCAGTCTGCATACAATGAGCTTTATCAGTTCTTCAAATTCTGTTGGCACAATCCTTAGGTTTCCATTAGTTTTATTACAGTTGTCAGTCAGTGCTTGGGAGGGCATTCGAGCAGATTTTTACTCCAGTGCTGAATCCAATATTAGCTGATTCAGATAATTGGGTATGAGACAGACATTCTGTTACTGCATCAGCAGTTACTCAAGGACCCCATAACTCTTTTGTTACTGTGGTTAGTTCTCAATTGATTTGACAGAAGTTGTGAATGCTTCTCATAAGTTGACTTATTTTTCAAGTTAAATGTACCCATTATATATTTATAGAATGCTTTTGTCTGCATAAAAATGTTTGCCTGCCTCTCTTTCAAGGAAGTCTTTTCCTCGGAGTGGGTGGCTACAGTGGCTTGGTTGACATTGCTGAGACCACAATGTATATAGCACATCTCCTTTATGAGCAGAGGTACTGACTAAtccagactatgggcccaagtttcgggccgcgcctagaacggcgcagccccgacctggacgcccgtttttagcgccacaaagtgcgcctaaaaaaaacttacagattctccggctccctgcaggtcgtttgcagcttggcgtggcgcagcacgagctgtagggggcggagccaggtccctgcgctgaaaacagtgccgggacctctgcacatgcgcacgacagtggccgcgcatgtgcagtagctccaagcgcccaaaactgtgtgggaggggcccgaagcacgcagcccctagccctggccgaatggcctcactggggctgcgtgcataaggctgcctcccacgcccagctcctgcttcctgccgacccgactcgactcgcttcccacggacccgacaccgacccgactcctgcttcatcgcgcccccggactggacccgacccgcgcttcccccccccccccccccccggacctgacctccctatccctccctccctccctccccccccgacccgacccgacctcacctccctcccaccacccccccgacccgcactcccgacccgcactcccgacccgacccaacgccatctacctgtaaatctggtgctggggacgggccctgcccgaagtcgggtccggcccattcagcctccctcccccttctccttccacacctcccgcccctttctccttcccctccccccctttctcctttccctcccccttctccttccccccccccttctcctttcccctcccttctcctttccctccccccttctcctttccctccccccttctcctttccctccccccttctcctttccctccccccttctcctttccctccccccttctcctttccctccccccttctcctttccctccccccttctcctttccctccccccttctcctttccctccccccttctcctttccctccccccttctcctttccctccccccttctcctttccctccccccttctcctttccctccccccttctcctttccctccccccttctcctttccctcccccccttctcctttccctcccccccttctcctttccctcccccccttctcctttccctccccccttctcctttccctccccccttctcctttccctccccccttctcctttccctccccccttctcctttccctccccccttctcctttccctccccccttctcctttccctccccccttctcctttccctccccccttctcctttccctccccccttctcctttccctccccccttctcctttccctccccccttctcctttccctccccccttctcctttctttccctccctcctctcgctgtcagaaacacagacactgacagagacacactgggggggctcccggtgctgcagtcggtaggtagaaaatgttttgtttattgatttttaaaaaaaaattatttcgtattaattttttttgattgatttattggttgatttattgatgtttttaatcatttattattgatgatggctctttatttgtaaaactgaagtgtttaatgtttgtaaacttccctttaaaccccctccccaccattccctacgcctgattttctaaagtgtagacaaggttttttcaagcgtacaaaaatcttcgcttactccattctaagttagtttggagtaagttttcactgccgaaactttgaaaacaggcgtaagtggccggacacgcccccttttgaaaaaaaaattctgttccaaagtgaaactgttctaactgactagaactggagcaaactaaatgccgagaatttgaatttctaagatactccgttctacaccagttgctccaaaaaatcaggagcaactgagaccgaaacttgggccctatgttacaGACAGGCACATCTCCCACATAAAGTCAAAAGCAGAAGTCAGCTTTTGTTGTCAGCCAGTCGATGAAACAACTTGGGCCACTTGTGAATGGTGATTCAGAGTGGTATGGAATtaaaataatgtaactatttacaagttaGGATGAGTGAATTGACTTGCATATTCAGTCGTATCATTTGATATaatttctttgttttttttaatataCTTGCAACTCTATTCTCAATAAAAGAGTGCTTTTTGCGGTAATTTGGCACATTTAATTCATTGTGCTGAATTAATTCTTGGTCATCCTTACTGTATTAAACTACTTACATGTGGTTTCAACAGCAGTACAGTGGCGGTTGCTTGGCACATTTCATTTTTATGAATGTAATTGTGTAATAATTGGACTGCAGGTTAGGTAATGAGTCTCCCTCTCATTCAGAACTCATAACTGTTTCACATTAGGTTGAAAATAACCTGAAACATCTAGATAATTCAGGAAAGTAGCTCTAGGCAATCAGAGCAATGGAAGACAATTACTTTGCGACCATAGTCTCTTGGGAGCTATTCTCAAGCACTTTAAGAACTCACTTTGCCAATGCACATATACTTTTTGTAAAGAAAAATAGCCATCAAGATGAAGGATGTCAGTGGCAGAGTGTGAAACACATTTTCCATTCATTGAAACACAATGCCAGCATAGAGCATGTCCAATTGCCAAGTAGGAACAATCACCCCGACAATAACTTGGAGcctgggagggagcggggaggctgTTTTGCAGTCGGGAAATCGGGAACATCGAGTTTCCCTCgtgtcctgccgaatttaatggtAGGGCCTGATTCACATTTTTTGTCTCCGTTTCCTAGCTGCAGCCGGGCAGGAAGCCCTGTGGCACCAGGCCGTAGACGGGAGGGAGAGATCGTGGGTTGGAGACATGCGGGTGccagaggggagatcggaggcaTTAGAGTGGGCGTGGGGCAGATTGGAAGGGTCGTCGGGTCAGTGGGAGATCGGGGTAGGGGGCTGGTGTTCGATCGTGGTGGGCAGGGTGCAGGGGAAAGCAGGATCCAGCAGGTAACTTGAAAGGCGCTTGCCTGCTGGATACAGAAGTCCTCGCCTCCcttgagctgccgggtttcccgaggcccgagAGTCCCATCTGGCCAGGGTGAAATTTGAAATGGAGATGAAATcttgaggcatgcagcctcattataatatttaaatgagcaacccgccttctgggagtgggttggtcagccgccccctccccctccccatcctacCTCCGTTGAAACCAGAAGTGGGTGGATTGCGGTTAGGTTTGAGATTTTGGAACATTTTTacatctcccctcacccccctccctgacCCAAACTCACccattttggggggttaaaattctcACCAATGGGTTTTGCATTCAGCCTCAGATGAGCGCCCCCTACTGTTCCAGCATGAACTTCTCTGCTTCTGACACCAGTCACTCTTGTGGACTCCAAGAGATTGCTATATTGTGGGCAGCTTTTGTGCTATGTGCTCCTGACAATCATGgaggcagttgaggctgcccaaactcatttcatgtgAGTCCCTTATAGCCAGCAGAGAGGGGAAACTGCCATCCTTTCATTCAGGAATGGATTCAAACAAAGCAATGGCATATATTAACCCACTGCAACATCCCATCATAAAAACCTTTCCCTACTTAACAGAAAGATGTAAAAAAACAAATTAGTCCTTTACCACCATTCAGAGTTTGCAGACATTTCCAAAGATTGGTCCACTACTTTCTGTTTAGTTCAAGAGCAACCTAAGAAAATATATTTTACTACAAAACTAAAATTTAAACAAGTAATGGTGGACATTTTTCTTGCAGAAGAATTTTTCAAAATCTCCTCTGAAACCTTCTGGTAACTTTTGGAAGAAGCAAAATCGACGTTCGTTAGATGGGATTTCAACAAAAGTTTTCCACCCATGTACTGGATTACCCTTGCTTTCGAGTCCTGTAAGTTAATAATAATgaggatttgattttttttttctaccaACTAAAAATATTCTACCTCCAAATGCTAATATTTTAATGTAAGTAATATCATTTACAACCCTAGAATGTTTTTAAATGCTTTGCATCACTAAAGTGCGATAATTAATCATTTGTAAATTTCTTTGAAAGTTTCTATTACAACATTAAAATTAGCTAGACTGTGTCCCAGGTTTCCTATGAAGCATAGTAACTAATACTGGCTTCTTCAGTTCCAAGTTTATAAAAGATTATGCACATTTTTCCATATTGCTTTGTTTTGGAAAAAGAGGCTTAAAATGTTTAGACGCCGTGATCCAAATCAAGACAAGTCTTGTAATAATAGTTACATGGCACAGAGCTATTTGAAACTCGTGAAATCTGTTTATTTAACTACTTCATTTGAGCTGCACAAGCAAGATTTGAACGACTGCGATCAATTAATTGGTATTAGACTTGGCTAGATGTGCGCCCGAGTAAaatggcccttttttttccttcaggtaatttTGTTACCACATATTT harbors:
- the atosa gene encoding atos homolog protein A isoform X2, with the translated sequence MVEVMLLPDCCYSDADGPSTEGGDINDPAIKQDALLLERWSLQPVPKKTGDRFIEEKSLLQAVRSYVFFSQLSAWLSASQGAVPRNILYRISATDEDMLLNFTQPPVEHVFPVPNISHSLALRVSVLSLPRQPSYPLLTCSIHTTLSFYGKNIPSQEKDAYQPTNAKEQDYCSMPGAQQKYNKQTLTAVRNHALLPTSTVNTRKCPSPEILEPSKPTTLSDADKISEIRNSQTKTQCCNWANTAEITKVQVQPYETHTMKTLKSLSVTDSNETSSSSSHIPSGEMNPLIGSLLQEREEVIARIAQQLSYCDQNPSHVAGSHFSTVQEPSSTSAKLFQSSYEEDSLKNRGKATPCSSATCNESNFLESRHAEKSRISSQETPAMLCRKAKVDIDKTACPKPQTRRKLFPVDSFTDGTSETKHPTERTISKHSKSELSQTNYTGKVNCKCPVSGNTVIDKKTKVESSCTGSFHKDIVNCTDNSELHLHTPPVHNDISELDNASTFNREKSDCSYTNNLDSGVCTDNNVNNAKNKPASTECSRTGHSDSTNCREFGYSRSKSEWNKLDVSSDVYFGTIKPVAREAVSSKKKGDQDKMDLQIQNCDSSQCARNSTMPRRLNGDCKENLGESQMQSKNFSKSPLKPSGNFWKKQNRRSLDGISTKVFHPCTGLPLLSSPVPPRKKQSGYFDLDTSLQRLKGVPCKSQRQYLRPENYADQGKQLLSVSAPPATSLSLLGNFEESVLNFRLEPLGAVDGFTAEVGASGTFCPSHMTLPVEVSFYSVSDDNAPSPYMGVINLETLGKRGYRVPPSGTIQVTLFNPNKTVVKMFVVIYDLRDMPANHQTFLRQRTFSVPVKRETVGHANKENVIQTEERILRYLVHLRFQSSKSGKIYLHRDVRLLFSRKSMEVDSGAAYELKSYTEVPTNPHFSARC
- the atosa gene encoding atos homolog protein A isoform X1, which translates into the protein MKSDRDTIDEYFEYDAEEFLLSLTLLITEGRTPECSAKGRTEGFHCPPAQLGQSLSIKHECIEIVPQCCQARRTRSQVLLLWRNNISIMVEVMLLPDCCYSDADGPSTEGGDINDPAIKQDALLLERWSLQPVPKKTGDRFIEEKSLLQAVRSYVFFSQLSAWLSASQGAVPRNILYRISATDEDMLLNFTQPPVEHVFPVPNISHSLALRVSVLSLPRQPSYPLLTCSIHTTLSFYGKNIPSQEKDAYQPTNAKEQDYCSMPGAQQKYNKQTLTAVRNHALLPTSTVNTRKCPSPEILEPSKPTTLSDADKISEIRNSQTKTQCCNWANTAEITKVQVQPYETHTMKTLKSLSVTDSNETSSSSSHIPSGEMNPLIGSLLQEREEVIARIAQQLSYCDQNPSHVAGSHFSTVQEPSSTSAKLFQSSYEEDSLKNRGKATPCSSATCNESNFLESRHAEKSRISSQETPAMLCRKAKVDIDKTACPKPQTRRKLFPVDSFTDGTSETKHPTERTISKHSKSELSQTNYTGKVNCKCPVSGNTVIDKKTKVESSCTGSFHKDIVNCTDNSELHLHTPPVHNDISELDNASTFNREKSDCSYTNNLDSGVCTDNNVNNAKNKPASTECSRTGHSDSTNCREFGYSRSKSEWNKLDVSSDVYFGTIKPVAREAVSSKKKGDQDKMDLQIQNCDSSQCARNSTMPRRLNGDCKENLGESQMQSKNFSKSPLKPSGNFWKKQNRRSLDGISTKVFHPCTGLPLLSSPVPPRKKQSGYFDLDTSLQRLKGVPCKSQRQYLRPENYADQGKQLLSVSAPPATSLSLLGNFEESVLNFRLEPLGAVDGFTAEVGASGTFCPSHMTLPVEVSFYSVSDDNAPSPYMGVINLETLGKRGYRVPPSGTIQVTLFNPNKTVVKMFVVIYDLRDMPANHQTFLRQRTFSVPVKRETVGHANKENVIQTEERILRYLVHLRFQSSKSGKIYLHRDVRLLFSRKSMEVDSGAAYELKSYTEVPTNPHFSARC